In the Bacillus solimangrovi genome, one interval contains:
- a CDS encoding HPr family phosphocarrier protein produces the protein MVEKKVEVLLKSGLQARPAAMFVQEANRYKSEVFLEKDGKKVNAKSIMGLMSLAVSSGTEVTLIADGTDESLAVDALVNFVTKSE, from the coding sequence ATGGTAGAAAAAAAAGTAGAAGTTTTATTGAAATCAGGCTTACAGGCTCGTCCGGCAGCAATGTTTGTGCAAGAAGCAAATCGATATAAATCTGAAGTATTTTTAGAAAAAGACGGTAAAAAAGTTAACGCTAAAAGCATAATGGGATTAATGAGCTTAGCGGTGAGTTCAGGAACTGAAGTAACTTTGATTGCTGATGGTACTGATGAATCATTAGCAGTAGACGCATTAGTTAATTTTGTTACAAAATCAGAATAA
- the whiA gene encoding DNA-binding protein WhiA yields the protein MSFASETKKELTHIEIDGCCAKAELSALIRMNGTLSFANRQIGLDVQTENAAIARRIYTLLKRQYDVGVELLVRKKMRLKKNNVYIVRLTNRAREVLEELGILGDGFTFIRTISKAFTKKKCCKRAYLRGAFLAGGSVNNPETSSYHLEIFSLYEEHNHSLCELMNAFNLNAKTLERKKGFITYLKEGEKITELLNIIGAHQALLHFEDVRIVRDMRNSVNRLVNCETANLNKTIGASMRQVENIRFIKDTVGLDVLPQKLREIAELRYEYQDVTLKELGEMVESGKISKSGINHRLRKIDELANKLRQGESIVTNSN from the coding sequence ATGTCATTTGCATCAGAGACAAAAAAGGAATTAACACATATTGAAATTGACGGTTGTTGTGCAAAAGCTGAACTTTCAGCTCTTATTCGAATGAATGGTACACTTTCATTTGCTAATAGACAGATAGGGCTTGACGTACAAACAGAAAATGCAGCCATCGCTCGCCGAATATATACATTATTAAAAAGGCAATATGATGTAGGTGTGGAACTTCTCGTTCGAAAGAAGATGCGCCTGAAAAAAAATAATGTTTATATTGTCCGTTTAACAAACCGTGCTCGCGAAGTATTAGAAGAGTTAGGAATACTTGGAGATGGATTTACGTTTATTCGTACAATCTCTAAAGCGTTTACAAAGAAAAAATGTTGTAAACGAGCTTACTTAAGGGGAGCATTCTTAGCGGGGGGTTCTGTTAATAACCCTGAAACCTCTTCTTACCATTTAGAGATTTTCTCTCTGTATGAAGAACATAATCACTCATTATGTGAATTAATGAACGCTTTCAACCTTAATGCTAAAACATTGGAAAGAAAAAAAGGGTTTATCACTTATTTAAAAGAAGGCGAAAAAATTACTGAACTGCTAAACATCATTGGTGCACACCAAGCGTTATTACATTTTGAAGATGTTCGAATTGTTAGAGATATGAGGAATTCGGTAAATCGACTTGTCAATTGTGAAACAGCAAACTTGAATAAGACAATTGGTGCATCTATGAGACAAGTAGAGAATATTCGCTTTATCAAAGATACAGTTGGATTAGATGTTTTGCCTCAAAAACTACGTGAAATCGCTGAACTACGATACGAGTACCAAGATGTTACGTTAAAAGAGCTTGGAGAAATGGTGGAAAGTGGGAAGATTAGTAAATCAGGTATTAATCATCGTCTTCGTAAAATTGATGAGCTAGCAAATAAATTGCGTCAGGGAGAATCGATTGTTACAAACTCCAATTAA
- a CDS encoding gluconeogenesis factor YvcK family protein yields the protein MTKDRIPRVTVIGGGTGLSVLLRGLKKFPIDITAIVTVADDGGSSGRLRDEMDIPPPGDVRNVIAALSEVEPLLEELFQHRFTNGDGLNGHPLGNLFLAAMTSVTGDFVHAIQETSKVLNVKGKVLPAANRSIVLHAEMEDGSIITGESKIPTYNQKIKRVFLSPEHVEPLSETIEAIQCADLIVIGPGSLYTSILPNLLVHHIGDQIQKATAKKVYVCNVMTQAGETVGYSASQHVRVLYDHMKTPFLDYAIVNNEPVSNFILKRYELEESVPVEPDIDKVEALGLHVFSDNFILEQNEMVRHDTDKVANLLYRLLNRQVYHVSDGSRKPTARLRKLGDV from the coding sequence ATGACGAAGGATAGAATTCCACGAGTAACCGTCATAGGTGGTGGGACGGGACTATCGGTTCTTCTTCGAGGATTGAAGAAGTTCCCAATAGACATAACAGCAATCGTAACAGTTGCTGACGACGGTGGGAGTTCAGGTCGCCTCCGAGATGAAATGGATATACCACCTCCAGGAGATGTAAGAAATGTAATAGCTGCACTTTCTGAAGTTGAACCACTTCTAGAAGAGTTATTTCAGCATAGATTTACAAATGGAGATGGATTAAATGGTCATCCTTTAGGAAATTTATTTCTTGCAGCAATGACATCTGTAACAGGAGATTTTGTTCATGCGATTCAAGAAACGAGTAAAGTATTGAACGTGAAAGGGAAAGTACTTCCTGCTGCGAATCGAAGCATCGTGCTCCATGCGGAAATGGAAGACGGTTCGATAATTACTGGGGAATCGAAAATTCCAACGTATAATCAGAAGATCAAACGTGTCTTCTTATCACCAGAACATGTTGAACCGTTATCAGAAACAATTGAAGCAATTCAATGTGCTGACTTAATCGTAATCGGCCCTGGTAGCTTGTATACGAGCATACTTCCAAACTTACTTGTTCATCACATTGGTGATCAAATTCAGAAAGCAACAGCAAAAAAAGTATATGTTTGTAATGTGATGACACAGGCTGGAGAAACGGTTGGTTATTCAGCAAGCCAACATGTCAGAGTACTCTATGACCATATGAAAACTCCATTTCTTGATTATGCAATTGTTAATAATGAACCAGTATCTAACTTTATTCTAAAGCGTTATGAGCTTGAAGAATCAGTGCCTGTTGAACCTGATATTGATAAAGTTGAAGCGTTAGGCTTGCATGTTTTTAGTGATAATTTTATTCTAGAACAAAATGAAATGGTTCGTCATGATACAGATAAAGTTGCAAACTTACTGTATCGTTTGTTGAATCGACAAGTCTATCACGTTTCAGATGGTTCTAGGAAACCTACTGCAAGACTTAGAAAGCTTGGAGATGTTTAG
- the clpP gene encoding ATP-dependent Clp endopeptidase proteolytic subunit ClpP, with the protein MNLIPTVIEQTNRGERAYDIYSRLLKDRIIMLGSAIDDNVANSIVSQLLFLTAEDSEKDISIYINSPGGSITAGMAIYDTMQFIKPKVSTICIGMAASMGAFLLAAGEEGKRFALPNSEVMIHQPLGGTQGQASDIEIHARRIIQMREKLNTILSERTGQPLDIIERDTDRDNFMSAQEAVEYGLVDKVLTSEQ; encoded by the coding sequence ATGAATTTAATACCTACAGTTATTGAACAAACAAACCGTGGTGAACGCGCATATGACATTTATTCTCGTCTATTGAAGGATCGTATTATTATGCTTGGTTCAGCAATTGATGATAATGTCGCAAATTCAATCGTTTCACAGCTACTTTTCTTAACTGCTGAAGATTCTGAGAAAGACATATCAATATACATTAACAGTCCAGGTGGATCAATTACAGCAGGAATGGCAATCTACGATACAATGCAATTCATTAAACCAAAAGTATCAACAATTTGTATTGGAATGGCTGCATCGATGGGTGCATTCTTACTTGCTGCCGGGGAAGAAGGCAAACGTTTTGCACTTCCTAATAGCGAAGTAATGATTCACCAACCATTAGGTGGTACGCAAGGTCAAGCATCAGATATAGAAATCCACGCTCGCCGCATCATCCAAATGAGAGAAAAGTTAAACACGATTCTTTCTGAACGTACAGGTCAACCGCTTGATATTATTGAGCGTGACACAGACCGCGATAATTTCATGTCAGCTCAAGAAGCTGTTGAATATGGTCTAGTAGATAAAGTTCTTACTTCTGAACAATAA